The following are from one region of the Nostoc cf. commune SO-36 genome:
- the lipB gene encoding lipoyl(octanoyl) transferase LipB, translating to MIHSKEEPHKNSCLLYNQGLMPYLDAHKWQRSLLTERIHDPNLDDVLILLEHPPVYTLGQGSNSDFIKFDIDKTQYDVHRIERGGEVTYHCPGQLVGYPILNLQRYRKDLHWYLRQLEEVIIRVLAVYGLQGQRIPAFTGVWLQGRKVAAIGIKVSRWITMHGFALNVCPDMTGFERIVPCGISDKPVGSLAEWIPEITCQEVRFYVAQSFAEVFGVELVESQLEGFFQSE from the coding sequence ATGATCCATAGTAAAGAAGAACCGCACAAAAACAGTTGTTTGCTGTATAACCAAGGATTAATGCCTTACTTAGACGCTCATAAATGGCAGCGATCGCTCCTTACTGAGCGCATCCACGACCCCAATCTAGATGATGTGTTAATTTTGCTAGAACATCCACCTGTCTATACTTTGGGGCAAGGAAGCAACTCGGATTTTATCAAATTTGATATTGACAAAACTCAATATGATGTGCATCGAATTGAACGAGGCGGCGAGGTGACTTATCATTGCCCCGGTCAACTAGTGGGGTATCCAATTTTAAATCTGCAACGTTATCGTAAAGACCTCCATTGGTACTTACGACAACTCGAAGAAGTAATAATTCGCGTATTGGCAGTTTATGGGTTGCAGGGACAAAGAATTCCGGCTTTTACTGGCGTTTGGCTACAAGGGCGAAAAGTTGCAGCTATTGGGATTAAAGTCAGCCGTTGGATTACCATGCACGGCTTTGCATTAAATGTTTGCCCAGATATGACAGGCTTTGAACGCATTGTACCCTGCGGTATTTCTGATAAACCTGTAGGCAGTTTAGCCGAATGGATTCCAGAAATTACCTGCCAAGAAGTGCGTTTTTATGTAGCACAGTCTTTTGCAGAAGTCTTTGGTGTGGAATTAGTCGAGTCTCAGCTTGAAGGATTTTTCCAGTCTGAGTAA
- a CDS encoding DUF2996 domain-containing protein — translation MADPTNHNQAGEVAPSTVDKQAPSVAEEHAPSTDSPEATDLPTANTPDPKTANPEDNPNAAKPAAAATGEKPAAAAKAAKKEKAPSVEDKPFVEFIEQDYLPALQKAIAQQGVQDLEVSFAKQKVPITGFESAEECWQIIGSWSEKGRRQFNVYFPEEDIQGKKGFSCNEGKKPSTLESFLIDERKITLDLLVFGLVQRLDGQKWLGRN, via the coding sequence ATGGCAGACCCAACCAATCACAATCAAGCGGGAGAAGTAGCTCCCAGCACTGTTGACAAGCAAGCTCCCAGTGTGGCTGAAGAACACGCTCCTAGTACAGATTCACCAGAAGCCACAGACCTTCCTACTGCTAACACGCCAGACCCGAAAACGGCAAACCCCGAAGATAATCCCAATGCTGCTAAACCAGCTGCCGCAGCAACAGGAGAAAAACCCGCAGCCGCAGCTAAAGCCGCCAAAAAAGAAAAAGCCCCATCTGTTGAAGATAAGCCATTTGTAGAATTTATCGAGCAAGACTACTTGCCAGCTTTACAAAAAGCGATCGCTCAACAAGGTGTGCAAGATTTAGAGGTGTCTTTTGCCAAGCAAAAGGTTCCAATCACTGGCTTTGAATCTGCCGAAGAATGCTGGCAAATTATCGGTAGTTGGTCGGAAAAGGGTCGGCGTCAGTTTAACGTGTATTTCCCCGAAGAAGATATTCAAGGGAAAAAGGGATTTTCCTGCAATGAAGGCAAAAAACCAAGCACTCTTGAGTCATTCTTAATCGATGAGCGCAAAATTACCCTCGATTTGTTGGTATTTGGGTTAGTTCAGCGATTAGATGGTCAAAAATGGTTAGGTAGAAATTAG
- a CDS encoding DMT family transporter has translation MTRPRKAHRLTPRISGQTYLWLAMLIFAASGAVTRKLTEIGAQHLIGDAYGGKLSNPISLCNVLFVGNLCALILLILIYGRQWNKANLKQLSRKDWVSLTVVAILSGALAPGLIFQALALTELNNIILVGRLEPPLTLALSVWLLRERVNIWEFIGAIAAFIGVILTIILQPPTEAMMNMGGFGLGIGEILAVAASVATAASTIIGKKHLSQIPLGIYNIFRTALGTVIFFFIALVLYGSDHFAGVLSPFLWQWMFLYGGLIVVVGQSFWVKGLKTSTVSMASLVSSFSPVVGIIAAYFILGEAPTLPQYIGGSLILVGIFLSQVGTKYKTSRTVASDKISSTPAQQEVESGMGFKGI, from the coding sequence GTGACTAGACCCAGAAAAGCACATCGCCTAACCCCTAGAATTTCGGGACAAACATATCTCTGGCTAGCAATGCTAATTTTTGCAGCATCCGGTGCAGTTACCCGGAAGTTAACAGAAATTGGCGCTCAACACTTAATAGGCGATGCCTACGGCGGCAAGTTAAGCAATCCGATTTCTTTGTGCAATGTTTTATTTGTGGGAAACCTTTGTGCCTTGATATTGCTGATCCTAATCTATGGGCGACAGTGGAACAAAGCTAATTTGAAGCAACTCTCAAGGAAGGATTGGGTCAGTTTAACGGTAGTAGCTATTTTATCAGGAGCGTTAGCCCCTGGTTTAATTTTCCAGGCACTGGCACTCACAGAACTGAACAATATCATCTTGGTTGGACGTTTAGAACCGCCTCTAACTCTGGCTTTATCAGTCTGGTTATTAAGAGAACGGGTAAATATTTGGGAATTTATTGGAGCGATCGCAGCATTTATCGGCGTTATTCTAACTATTATCCTTCAACCTCCAACAGAAGCCATGATGAACATGGGAGGTTTTGGTTTGGGCATAGGAGAGATTTTGGCAGTAGCAGCATCAGTGGCTACTGCCGCTTCCACAATTATTGGCAAGAAACACCTCTCTCAAATACCCCTAGGAATCTATAATATTTTTCGGACTGCACTCGGAACCGTAATCTTTTTTTTCATTGCTTTAGTCCTTTATGGCAGCGATCATTTCGCTGGTGTTCTCTCACCATTTTTGTGGCAATGGATGTTTCTTTATGGCGGTTTGATTGTAGTTGTAGGACAGTCTTTTTGGGTTAAAGGCTTGAAAACTTCTACTGTATCTATGGCTTCCTTAGTTAGCTCTTTTAGCCCAGTTGTCGGGATTATAGCAGCCTATTTTATTTTGGGTGAAGCTCCTACCCTACCTCAATATATTGGTGGTAGCTTAATTTTAGTAGGCATATTCTTGAGTCAAGTTGGCACTAAGTATAAGACTTCTAGGACAGTTGCATCTGACAAGATAAGTTCTACTCCAGCGCAGCAAGAGGTAGAAAGTGGGATGGGATTCAAGGGAATTTGA
- a CDS encoding serine/threonine-protein kinase — MSYCLNPTCPNPENLVYSQNCQSCGSQLLLRDRYQVIKPLGQGGFGATFLANDQGLPGEPSCVIKQLRPSGSAPHVLQMARELFEREAKTLGKIGNHPQVPRLLDYFEDHEQFYLVQEYISGDTLQEEVKLNGILSETGVKQFLSEILPLLQYIHEQKVIHRDIKPANLIRRTQDARMVLIDFGAVKNQISQGTTNPSGQTALTAYAIGTPGFAPPEQMAMRPVYASDIYALGVTCIYLLTSKTPKDLDYNPNTGEMMWEQLVQVSDHLSNVLRKMLEVSVRNRYQSAADVLRALEIEPYLDSLANGLLTKSDSGSKERTHNHLENSAVLCNNPATATSAGVAQVAAAIRARRAKAAEAAGLHQGSNLANSNSNSSQIQNSKVERKLDTQSLLTAYLKGRRDFALHNLSLLNLQGADLSQTNFHSAQLQKTNLQGANLHNSDFGRASLTRANLKDANLSKAYFNHADLEGADLRGADLSNAYLNNANLRGANLCGANLTSAKISDEQLALAKTNWMTVRPNGKRGLL; from the coding sequence ATGAGCTACTGCTTAAATCCTACCTGTCCCAATCCAGAAAATTTGGTATATAGCCAAAACTGTCAGTCTTGTGGCTCGCAATTACTGTTGCGCGATCGCTATCAGGTGATCAAACCATTAGGTCAGGGTGGCTTTGGAGCAACCTTCTTAGCCAATGATCAAGGCTTACCAGGAGAACCGAGTTGTGTAATTAAACAATTACGCCCATCAGGAAGCGCCCCACACGTTTTACAGATGGCCAGAGAACTCTTTGAGCGAGAAGCCAAAACTCTAGGTAAGATTGGCAATCATCCCCAAGTACCAAGATTGTTAGACTATTTTGAAGATCATGAGCAATTCTATTTAGTTCAAGAATACATCAGTGGTGATACCTTGCAGGAGGAGGTCAAACTTAACGGCATCTTGAGCGAAACTGGAGTCAAGCAATTTTTGAGCGAGATTTTGCCACTGCTGCAATATATCCATGAGCAAAAAGTGATTCACCGTGATATCAAACCAGCCAACTTAATTCGCCGCACTCAAGATGCCAGAATGGTACTCATTGATTTTGGTGCTGTTAAAAACCAAATCAGCCAAGGTACGACAAATCCATCAGGACAGACAGCATTAACTGCTTATGCCATTGGTACTCCTGGTTTTGCACCGCCAGAGCAAATGGCTATGCGTCCAGTCTACGCCAGTGATATTTATGCACTGGGAGTCACATGTATTTATTTACTGACTAGCAAAACTCCTAAAGATTTAGATTACAATCCCAATACTGGCGAGATGATGTGGGAGCAGCTTGTGCAAGTGAGCGATCACTTGAGCAATGTATTGCGAAAAATGTTAGAAGTGTCTGTACGTAATCGCTATCAGTCAGCAGCAGATGTTCTCAGAGCATTAGAAATAGAACCGTACTTAGATAGTTTAGCCAACGGTTTACTGACTAAATCTGATAGTGGATCTAAAGAGCGAACACACAACCACCTAGAAAATTCTGCTGTTTTATGTAATAACCCTGCTACTGCTACCAGTGCAGGAGTGGCACAAGTAGCGGCGGCAATTCGTGCTAGAAGAGCCAAAGCAGCAGAAGCGGCTGGATTACACCAGGGTTCTAATTTAGCCAATAGCAACAGTAATAGTTCACAAATTCAAAATTCTAAAGTTGAGCGTAAGTTAGATACCCAAAGTTTATTAACCGCCTATCTGAAGGGAAGACGAGATTTTGCCTTACACAATTTAAGTTTGTTGAATCTGCAAGGTGCTGACTTATCCCAAACAAATTTCCATTCCGCTCAATTGCAAAAAACCAATCTCCAAGGAGCTAATCTTCACAATAGTGACTTTGGCAGAGCCAGTCTAACTCGAGCAAATCTTAAGGATGCTAATTTGAGCAAAGCATACTTTAACCATGCTGATTTAGAAGGGGCAGACCTACGAGGTGCTGACCTCAGCAATGCTTATCTCAACAATGCTAATCTCCGAGGGGCTAATCTGTGTGGTGCTAATCTCACCAGTGCCAAAATTTCTGATGAGCAGCTAGCATTAGCAAAAACAAACTGGATGACCGTGCGCCCCAATGGTAAAAGAGGCTTGTTGTGA
- a CDS encoding RNA-guided endonuclease InsQ/TnpB family protein — translation MLKVVKVRLYPDSQQQQSLAQAFGSCRWLWNYCLNLMNQTYKETGKGLSGYAVKKIIPQLKKEYEWLTSTYSQCLQQVCLNLGVAFNNFFSARRCANEKRAKYPRFKSKHSKQSIQYPQNVKVVDSCLTLPKIGDVTAIIHRPIEGKVKTVTISKNCSNQYFAAILFDDCKDKPSSNPEGKAIGIDLGLTHFAVTSDGSKFDNPRILNKYEKNLKLKQQQLSRKQKGSNNRIKARNKVGFVHRKITNYRGDFLHKLSRRIVNENQVIVVENLNVKGMMQNHKLAKSIHQVGWGMFCTMLKYKAEMEGKIYQEVDRFFPSSKTCHVCLNQVGSLPLDIRFWTCDNCQTRHDRDINASINLRDEGLRILTSGTGDNKACCPDVSRSKGGRKKSTAALSVGQEAYTVPSGQCR, via the coding sequence ATGTTAAAGGTTGTCAAAGTCAGATTATATCCAGATTCTCAACAGCAGCAGTCACTAGCGCAAGCTTTTGGCAGTTGTCGTTGGCTCTGGAATTATTGCCTGAATTTGATGAATCAAACATACAAAGAAACTGGTAAGGGGCTGTCTGGATACGCAGTAAAAAAGATAATCCCGCAGTTGAAAAAAGAGTATGAATGGTTGACATCGACCTATTCACAATGTTTGCAACAAGTTTGTTTAAATCTAGGAGTAGCTTTTAATAACTTCTTCTCTGCGAGACGCTGCGCGAATGAAAAAAGAGCTAAATACCCTAGATTCAAATCAAAGCATAGCAAACAGTCAATTCAATACCCTCAAAATGTTAAAGTTGTTGATAGTTGTTTGACCCTCCCAAAAATAGGAGATGTCACAGCGATAATTCATAGACCTATTGAAGGTAAAGTCAAAACCGTAACCATCTCTAAAAATTGCTCTAATCAATACTTTGCAGCTATTCTTTTTGATGATTGTAAAGATAAACCTAGTTCAAATCCAGAAGGTAAAGCGATAGGTATTGATTTGGGATTGACCCACTTCGCTGTTACTAGCGATGGATCTAAATTTGATAACCCCAGAATATTAAACAAGTATGAGAAGAATTTAAAACTCAAGCAGCAGCAACTATCTAGAAAACAGAAAGGCTCTAATAACCGTATTAAAGCTAGAAACAAAGTTGGCTTTGTTCACAGAAAAATTACTAACTACCGTGGAGATTTTTTACACAAGCTATCTCGTAGGATAGTTAACGAAAACCAAGTTATTGTTGTGGAAAACCTCAATGTTAAAGGCATGATGCAAAATCACAAACTCGCCAAATCCATACATCAAGTGGGATGGGGAATGTTTTGCACCATGCTGAAATACAAGGCAGAAATGGAAGGAAAGATTTATCAGGAAGTTGATAGATTTTTCCCTAGTTCAAAAACCTGTCATGTGTGCCTAAATCAAGTTGGTAGTTTGCCTCTTGATATCAGATTTTGGACTTGTGATAATTGTCAAACCAGACATGACAGGGATATCAACGCAAGTATTAACCTCAGAGATGAGGGACTACGGATTTTGACCTCTGGAACGGGGGATAATAAAGCCTGTTGTCCAGATGTAAGTCGGAGTAAGGGAGGACGCAAGAAATCCACTGCTGCGCTTTCTGTTGGACAGGAAGCCTACACTGTACCGTCAGGTCAGTGTAGGTAG
- a CDS encoding squalene/phytoene synthase family protein, translating to MNLRRDALQILKETSRTFYIPISLLPPGLQEAVASAYLCMRAIDEIEDHSELDSATKAKLLKTISLTLQAGVDGFPLDAFLAGFSGYENSLEEVTLSIREWSLLAPDTIAPRIWDATAAMADRMAYWAERNWKISTESDLDRYTFGVAGAVGLLLSDLWAWYDGTQTNRTQAIGFGRGLQAVNILRNHTEDLGRGVEFFPEGWSAENMQEYARRNLALAEAYVKDLPTGPALDFCQIPLTLANGTLDALANGKDKLSRSDVFALIEQLISVNMKAS from the coding sequence ATGAATTTACGTAGAGATGCATTGCAAATCCTCAAAGAAACTAGCCGAACTTTTTATATTCCAATTAGTCTTTTACCGCCAGGATTACAAGAGGCAGTAGCATCAGCATATTTGTGTATGCGTGCCATTGATGAAATTGAAGATCATTCCGAATTAGATAGCGCTACTAAAGCGAAGCTGTTAAAAACAATTAGCCTGACATTACAGGCAGGGGTAGATGGCTTCCCGCTAGATGCTTTCTTGGCAGGATTTAGTGGGTATGAGAATTCATTAGAAGAAGTCACTTTAAGCATTAGAGAATGGTCACTGCTAGCACCAGACACCATTGCACCTCGAATTTGGGATGCAACTGCTGCAATGGCAGACCGCATGGCTTATTGGGCAGAAAGAAACTGGAAAATTTCTACAGAATCTGATTTAGATCGCTATACCTTTGGGGTTGCTGGTGCAGTGGGATTGTTACTTTCGGACTTATGGGCTTGGTATGATGGAACACAAACGAACCGTACCCAGGCAATTGGGTTTGGTCGGGGTTTACAAGCAGTCAATATCCTACGTAACCATACTGAAGATTTGGGGCGTGGGGTAGAATTCTTCCCAGAGGGTTGGAGTGCAGAAAATATGCAAGAGTATGCCCGGCGAAATTTAGCCTTGGCAGAAGCTTATGTTAAAGACCTTCCTACGGGCCCCGCCTTAGATTTTTGCCAAATTCCCTTAACCTTGGCTAATGGCACTCTTGATGCCCTTGCTAATGGTAAAGACAAACTTAGCCGCAGTGATGTTTTTGCACTTATCGAACAGCTGATTAGTGTGAACATGAAAGCCAGCTAA
- a CDS encoding PAS domain-containing protein, whose translation MITYGGLLARRLLVAAIAVPFVLGWVIVEGQRAEQYDPAFAISIFAIILIVIFTILIWQSAAVIECLSNQRDCAQKALRTYEAKLGSFVDANVIGILFGDVSGGIEQANDEFLRIIGYTREDLLAGKLSWSNITPPEYLLLG comes from the coding sequence GTGATTACTTACGGTGGCTTACTTGCACGCCGTTTATTAGTTGCTGCGATCGCAGTACCTTTTGTATTAGGCTGGGTAATTGTTGAAGGTCAACGGGCAGAACAATATGATCCGGCGTTTGCAATATCGATATTTGCGATCATTTTAATTGTAATTTTTACTATTTTAATTTGGCAAAGCGCGGCGGTTATTGAATGCCTCAGCAATCAACGCGACTGCGCTCAAAAAGCACTGAGAACCTACGAAGCGAAACTGGGGAGTTTTGTCGATGCTAACGTTATCGGCATTTTGTTTGGCGACGTGTCTGGCGGTATCGAGCAGGCAAACGACGAATTTCTGAGGATAATTGGTTACACGCGGGAGGATTTGTTAGCAGGTAAATTAAGTTGGAGCAATATCACACCACCAGAGTATTTATTACTTGGATGA
- a CDS encoding PAS domain-containing protein has product MDERSVAEAQENTNAACTPYEKEYIRKDGSRIPVLVGYVLLGENRKESVAFVLDLSERKQAETEQQKLVSLVENSSDFISIATLEGQLLYINDAGQKLVGLASLEEVRQKAVLDYVMPKDKAYFQEHILPTVLFQGRWQGEFCFCHLQTGQPIPVDYNIFTVTDKKTGEPIALATVTRNISEQKQAKEQILQLNRNLQRRITELQTLLEVIPIGIGIAEDPECQNIKVNPSFAKQLGILPDTNASLSASLNERPTNFKIYREGRELSAEELPMQYSATHGVEVLDCELNVIHENGKIVKLLEYVAPLFDEEGKTRGSVGAFLDITERKQTEEVLWNQQKWLEDVLNLMPRPLLFIEPGTARVTFANRSANELAGGEFPKGVPAAEYHTVYHYTNAAGDRIPNELMPGVRVALGERLNGLEVDWHTPGGVRSLLIFADTLPAMHGHPATCILVFQEISNLKKAQKALSLSSKG; this is encoded by the coding sequence TTGGATGAGCGAAGTGTTGCTGAAGCACAAGAAAACACCAACGCTGCTTGTACACCCTACGAAAAAGAATATATCCGTAAGGATGGTAGCCGCATCCCGGTTTTAGTTGGTTACGTGCTACTAGGAGAAAACCGGAAAGAGTCAGTAGCCTTTGTTCTCGACTTAAGCGAACGCAAGCAAGCAGAAACAGAGCAACAAAAATTAGTATCGCTGGTAGAAAATAGCTCTGACTTTATCAGTATTGCCACTCTTGAAGGTCAATTACTCTACATAAATGATGCAGGTCAAAAACTGGTAGGGCTTGCCAGCCTTGAAGAAGTGAGGCAAAAAGCAGTATTAGATTACGTCATGCCCAAAGACAAAGCCTATTTTCAAGAACATATACTGCCAACTGTGCTGTTCCAAGGGCGCTGGCAGGGAGAATTCTGCTTTTGCCACCTTCAAACAGGTCAACCGATACCAGTTGATTACAACATCTTCACTGTTACAGACAAGAAGACAGGTGAGCCAATTGCCTTAGCAACTGTAACTCGCAACATCAGCGAGCAAAAACAGGCCAAAGAACAAATATTACAACTAAATAGGAATCTACAGCGCCGCATTACTGAGTTACAAACTTTGTTAGAAGTAATTCCGATTGGAATTGGTATTGCTGAAGATCCAGAATGCCAAAATATCAAAGTCAACCCTTCTTTTGCCAAGCAGTTGGGGATATTGCCAGATACAAATGCCTCCCTCAGTGCTTCCTTGAACGAAAGACCAACAAACTTTAAAATCTACCGCGAGGGAAGGGAACTGTCAGCAGAAGAACTCCCCATGCAATATTCCGCAACTCATGGTGTTGAAGTTCTGGATTGTGAACTCAATGTCATCCATGAAAACGGAAAAATTGTCAAGCTGTTGGAGTACGTTGCACCCCTGTTCGACGAAGAGGGTAAAACCAGAGGAAGCGTTGGTGCATTTTTAGATATTACGGAGCGTAAGCAGACAGAAGAAGTTCTCTGGAATCAGCAAAAATGGCTAGAGGATGTGTTAAATCTGATGCCACGACCATTGCTATTTATCGAACCCGGAACAGCGCGGGTAACTTTTGCCAATCGTTCTGCTAACGAATTAGCTGGGGGCGAATTTCCCAAAGGTGTACCAGCCGCCGAGTATCACACAGTTTATCACTACACGAATGCGGCTGGCGATCGCATCCCCAATGAACTTATGCCAGGTGTACGGGTTGCCCTTGGCGAACGCCTGAATGGATTGGAAGTAGATTGGCATACTCCCGGTGGTGTGCGCTCTCTATTAATATTTGCTGATACCTTGCCAGCAATGCACGGTCATCCGGCTACCTGTATTTTGGTGTTTCAAGAAATCAGCAACCTCAAAAAGGCACAAAAGGCACTCTCGTTAAGTTCAAAAGGCTAA
- a CDS encoding GAF domain-containing sensor histidine kinase, translating to MYFNYLVEDNSQVMRLAAYTGITQEMAKEIECLAFGQGVCSTVAQERHPIAVENVQQSTDPQTELIRSLGITAYYAYPLLAQGRLLGTLSFGSRTLLSFTENQKAMMQAVCDQIAIAMERAILIASLQQQTEQLQQANRMKDEFLGVLSHELRSPLNAILGWAQLLQRSKLSDTQMARATETIERNAKAQTQLIEDLLDVSRMIRGKLRLNVSTCNLAPIIESAIETVSLAAQSKEIDLRFSLIPSKETQNVPPGYSPW from the coding sequence ATTTACTTTAACTATTTGGTTGAGGATAACTCTCAGGTAATGCGGTTGGCAGCTTATACTGGCATTACCCAAGAGATGGCAAAGGAAATTGAGTGTTTAGCATTTGGGCAAGGGGTTTGTAGTACTGTCGCCCAGGAACGCCATCCCATAGCTGTAGAGAATGTACAGCAATCCACTGACCCGCAAACAGAATTGATTCGCTCGTTAGGCATTACTGCTTATTATGCATACCCATTGCTCGCCCAAGGACGTTTGTTGGGTACTCTTTCTTTTGGCAGCCGCACTCTGTTAAGCTTCACCGAAAATCAAAAAGCGATGATGCAAGCAGTCTGCGACCAAATAGCGATAGCAATGGAACGGGCTATCTTAATTGCTTCTTTGCAACAACAGACAGAGCAGTTGCAACAAGCCAACCGCATGAAAGATGAGTTTCTGGGTGTATTGTCTCACGAATTGCGATCGCCCCTCAATGCCATCCTTGGCTGGGCGCAATTATTACAACGAAGCAAGCTCAGTGATACCCAAATGGCTAGGGCTACGGAGACAATTGAACGCAATGCTAAAGCGCAAACCCAGCTAATTGAAGATTTGCTAGATGTATCGCGGATGATTAGGGGCAAGTTACGCCTCAATGTTAGTACTTGTAATTTAGCTCCGATAATTGAGTCAGCCATTGAAACTGTTAGTCTAGCCGCCCAGTCTAAGGAAATTGATTTGAGATTTTCCCTCATTCCCTCAAAAGAAACGCAAAATGTGCCACCGGGATACTCCCCGTGGTAA
- a CDS encoding helix-turn-helix transcriptional regulator — MVDKSNVFRIKVRLLHIDGFEVPCLLVTIENQYESLKSLAITEVKKFDLTPREAEIWFLYRNNYSYKEIATKLYITINTVKKHMKNIHTKRQAYLVA; from the coding sequence GTGGTTGATAAGTCAAATGTTTTTCGTATTAAGGTAAGACTGCTACATATAGATGGATTTGAAGTGCCTTGCTTATTAGTGACTATCGAAAATCAATATGAGTCTTTGAAAAGTTTAGCAATCACTGAAGTTAAAAAATTTGACTTGACACCGCGAGAAGCTGAAATTTGGTTTCTCTATAGAAACAACTACAGCTACAAAGAAATTGCCACTAAGCTTTACATCACAATAAATACAGTGAAAAAGCACATGAAAAATATTCACACTAAACGACAAGCATATCTTGTAGCTTAA
- a CDS encoding DUF4168 domain-containing protein, protein MKKISDLFFRSSRKRILWQSFFFGAIASASLISNSFLLSSKADAQTPAPIVNNTEINSYAQAVLAMEPARQNAFEEIKKLIGNGEIPKIVCNDSDSINGLPRKAQDIAVNYCTRSQKIVEDNGLSIDQFNKITIELQNNNMLKRQVYNTLLRLQQTPDSR, encoded by the coding sequence ATGAAGAAAATTTCCGATTTATTTTTCCGTTCCAGCCGAAAGCGAATTCTTTGGCAATCATTCTTTTTCGGCGCGATCGCTTCTGCTAGTCTGATTTCTAATTCTTTTTTATTGAGTTCAAAAGCTGATGCTCAAACTCCAGCACCAATAGTTAACAATACTGAAATCAACAGCTACGCTCAAGCTGTGTTAGCAATGGAACCAGCCCGTCAAAATGCCTTTGAAGAAATTAAAAAACTTATTGGCAACGGAGAAATTCCTAAGATTGTTTGTAACGATTCTGACAGCATAAATGGTCTTCCCCGGAAGGCTCAAGATATCGCGGTAAATTACTGTACTCGCTCTCAAAAGATTGTCGAAGATAATGGTTTAAGCATTGATCAATTTAACAAAATTACTATAGAGCTACAAAACAACAATATGTTAAAACGGCAGGTTTACAATACTTTATTACGTCTGCAACAGACTCCTGATTCTCGGTAA
- the holA gene encoding DNA polymerase III subunit delta: MPIYVYWGEDDFAIEKAIAMLRDRVLDPQWISFNYTAFSPDQADAAIQGLNQVMTPTFGAGGRLVWLINTTLCQHCPDNVLAELGRSLPVIAENSFLLLTSRNKPDERLKSTKLLKQFATEFREFPLIPPWKTELLVQSVNQAAQTVGVKLTANTAQLLADSVGNDTRLLYNELEKLRLYAQGSNKPLDTDTVTKLVRNTTQNSLQLAAAIRTGDTPKALTTLADLSNASEPGLRIVATLIGQFRTWLWVKIMMESGERNQQAIAQAADIGNPKRIYFLQQEIRLLSVQQLISCLPLLLELEVSLKQGSSEMSTLQTKVIELCQVCRGN; encoded by the coding sequence ATGCCAATTTATGTTTACTGGGGTGAAGATGATTTTGCTATAGAAAAAGCGATCGCTATGCTGCGCGATCGCGTCCTCGATCCCCAATGGATAAGTTTTAATTACACTGCATTCTCCCCAGATCAGGCTGATGCTGCCATTCAGGGGTTAAATCAGGTCATGACACCTACTTTTGGCGCTGGTGGGCGCTTGGTATGGCTGATAAATACTACTCTTTGCCAGCACTGTCCAGACAATGTGTTGGCAGAATTGGGGCGATCGCTACCTGTCATTGCCGAAAATTCATTTTTATTGCTCACTAGCCGTAACAAGCCAGATGAACGCCTCAAATCCACGAAATTGTTAAAACAGTTTGCCACTGAATTTCGAGAATTCCCCCTCATTCCCCCTTGGAAAACAGAATTACTGGTGCAATCTGTTAATCAAGCAGCCCAGACTGTCGGCGTGAAACTGACTGCCAATACTGCCCAGTTGTTGGCAGATTCTGTAGGCAATGATACACGGCTTCTCTACAATGAGTTAGAGAAATTGCGGCTATATGCCCAAGGTAGTAATAAGCCTTTAGACACAGATACCGTTACCAAGTTAGTAAGAAATACTACTCAAAATAGCTTACAATTAGCAGCAGCAATCAGAACAGGAGATACACCTAAAGCTTTGACAACATTGGCAGATTTGAGCAATGCTTCCGAACCAGGATTACGGATAGTTGCCACGTTGATTGGACAATTTCGGACGTGGCTGTGGGTGAAGATTATGATGGAAAGTGGGGAGCGCAATCAACAAGCGATCGCTCAGGCTGCTGATATCGGTAATCCCAAACGGATCTACTTCTTACAGCAAGAAATCAGGCTACTTTCTGTACAACAGTTAATCTCTTGCTTACCCCTACTACTGGAGTTAGAAGTGAGTCTGAAGCAAGGATCATCAGAAATGTCAACACTCCAGACTAAAGTAATTGAACTTTGTCAAGTTTGCCGAGGAAATTGA